ATTTAATGTCCTTAATATATACTTTACGTTTTTTAAGATTACTTTTCACAAAAATGTGCTCGCCATCTTCTTCGTTCATGTCTTGGGTCAATCTATGTTGTTCCAAGGCTTTTTCTACGGAAGTGTTAAAGCGTTCTTTTGTGATGGGCTTGTGCAAGTAATCGGTGGCATCGTAGTTGAATGCTTTAAAAGCATATTCTGTTTTACCGGTTACAAAAATAATTTGAGGTTTGTTGTTTAATACGTCTAAAAGTTCAAATCCATTAAGCACTGGCATTTCAATGTCTAAAAAGATAAGGTCTACTTGATGCGTATTTAAACCATTCTTTGTTTCTAGGGCACTACTGTACTCTGCAATTAAGTTTAGAGAAGGGTGATTTTCAACTAACTTAACAATAGAGAGACGTTGTATTGCTGAATCGTCTACTACTACACAGTTTAAAGTCATAACATTTGTATTATTTCGGTTAAGATATCGACAATAGTACGAATAATTCGGTTAAAAACCAAAAAACATCGTTAAAATACACTTTTTAACAAATTTTTAACATTTTTTGAGTGCTGTACTTTAGTGTTTAAAATAGGGCGGATAATGTTGTGTAATATATAGAATTTATTTATTTTTGCAGCCAATTTTTAACATTAAAAACGATTTTTATGAATCATTATGAAACTGTTTTCATCTTAAATCCCGTTTTATCTGAAGAACAGATAAAGGAAACAGTAAAGAAATACGAAGATTTTCTTGTTTCTAACGGAGCTAAGATGGTGGCAAAAGAAGATTGGGGGCTAAAAAAGTTGGCTTACCCAATACAGAACAAAAAAAGTGGTTTTTACCATTTGTTTGAGTACACCGTTGAAGGTGAGGTAATTAATGCCTTGGAATTAGAGTTTAGACGTGATGAGCGCTTTATGCGTTACTTAACTGTAAAGTTAGATAAGCACGCAGTAGCTTGGGCAGAGAGAAGAAGAGAAAAACTTAAAGTAAAAGCTTAATTATGTCATCAATAGAACAACAATCAAAAGGTAAAAAGGACGGAGAAATTAGATATTTAACGCCTTTAAATATTGAAACTACTAAGCAAAAAAAATACTGTCGTTTCAAAAAATCTGGAATTAAATATGTGGATTACAAAGATCCAGATTTCTTATTGAAGTTTGTAAACGAGCAGGGTAAAATTTTACCACGTCGTTTAACAGGAACTTCACTAAAGTATCAAAGAAAAGTGTCTGTTGCCGTAAAAAGAGCACGCCACTTAGCTTTAATGCCGTACGTAGCAGATTTATTAAAATAAAATACACATAACGATGGAACTTATATTAAAACAAGACGTTGAAAATTTAGGATTTAAAGACGATGTTGTAACAGTTAAGAGCGGTTATGGTAGAAATTTTTTAATTCCTCAAGGTCAAGCCATTTTGGCTACACCTTCTGCTAAAAAAGTATTGGCAGAAAACTTAAAACAAAGAGCTTTTAAAGACAAAAAATTAATAGAAGACGCTAACAAAACAGCCGAAGCTATTAAAGGATTGGATATTAAAATTACAGCAAAAGCTACCGAAGGAGCAACGGCTGGTGATAAATTATTTGGATCTGTAACCAAAGCCGATTTGGTTGAAGCTTTTGAAAAGGCAGGACATACAGTAGACAAAAAATTTGTAACCATTACTGGAGGGAACATCAAACGTTTAGGGCAGTACAATGCTGTTGTACGTTTGCACAGAGAAGTGATTTTCGATTTCCCTTTTGAGGTTATCGCACAGGCTTAATTGAGCTGAAATAAAATAGAAAGCCTCAACATTGTTGGGGCTTTTTTTATGACATTATAAAAATGAAATACAGAAGACTCACAAAAGAACAGTTTGAAGAATTACATCAAGAATTTATCAATTTCTTAGCAACGCAATCTATTACGCACGACGAATGGACCAATCTAAAAGCTAACAAACCAGAGTTGGCCGAAACAGAATTGGACGTTTTTAGCGATTTGGTTTGGGAAGGTGTTTTAAACCAAGCGAAATATTTAGAGCATTTTGCGCCCCAGCATATGTATCTGTTTAATTTAGATGAAGATAAAATGCACGCCATTGTGGTTAATGTGAAGAATGACGATATCGATATAACCACACAAGAAGGATATGATTGGCTACGGGAAAATTTAATGGATGAAAGTGTTGAGTTTTTACAGGCCGATAAAGAATATTCTGAAGATAAAAATGCCGATAAATTTAACATGATTGAGCAAGGCGCTGTCATAACCAAAGGTGAATTGTATCAATATTTTTATAAGCTTATAAATTAACGTCATAGCGAGGAGCGCATGCGACGCGCCTATGAGTTTATCGGTTGCTTGCCTATTTCAATGAAAAGATTGCCGTGCTTTTTTTCGTTAAAAAGCTCGCAATAACATCTTCATTAATTATTTTTGCAGAAACATTGTCATTCCTGCGCAGGCAGGAATCCACTTTAAATTTTATAATCAAAAAATGATACCGCTGGAGTCATCTTGAGCGGAGTTGAAAGACAGCACATATTATGGCCCAAAAACCAAGCATCCCAAAAGGTACCCGCGATTTTAATCCGGAGCAAGTAGCGAAAAGGAATTATATTTTTAACACCATTCGTGGTGCATTTGAAACTTTCGGGTTTCAGCCTATTGAAACGCCCAGTTTTGAAAACTCAGATACCTTAATGGGAAAATATGGTGATGAAGGTGATAGGTTGATTTTTAAGATTCTAAATTCTGGGGATTATTTGGCTAAAGCTGATAATGATGCTTACAATACAAAGGATTCAAATAAATTAACATCATCTATCTCCGAAAAAGCCCTCCGTTACGACCTTACTGTGCCTTTTGCCAGGTACGTGGTGCAACATCAAAACGAGATTGAATTCCCGTTTAAGCGGTATCAAATTCAACCAGTTTGGCGAGCCGATAGACCTCAAAAAGGTCGCTTTAGAGAGTTTTATCAATGCGATGCCGATGTGGTTGGGAGCGATTCTTTATGGCAGGAAGTGGAATTCATTCAATTATACGATACCGTTTTTTCAGCTTTAAAACTGGAGGGAGCTACCATAAAAATCAACAACCGAAAAATTTTATCGGGCATTGCAGAAGTAATCGGTGCATCCGATAAATTAATTGATTTTACCGTGGCGCTTGATAAACTCGATAAAATAGGTGAGGATAAGGTGAAAGAAGAGATGCGTTCAAAAGGTATTTCAGAATCGGGTATTTCAAAATTACAGCCGTTATTCACATTGTCGGGGAGTTTTGAGTCACAAATTGAAAGCTTAAAAGGTATTTTAAACACTTCTGAAGAAGGTAAAAAGGGTATTGAGGAACTAACTTTTATTAATAAAGCCATTTCAGAATTAGGCTTGACAACAGCTTTACTGCAATTAGACGTTACCTTAGCTCGTGGCTTAAATTATTATACTGGTGCCATTTTTGAAGTAGCTGCACCTAAGACAGTAAAAATGGGTTCGATAGGCGGTGGTGGACGTTACGATGATTTGACTGGTGTTTTTGGAATGAAAAACGTGAGTGGGGTAGGCATTAGTTTTGGTTTGGACCGTATTTATTTGGTGCTTGAGGAGTTGGGCTTATTTCCGGAAACCGTAAATAGAAATGTTGAGGTTTTGTTTATCAATTTTGGTGAACAGGAAGCTTTATTTAGTTTAAAAGCCATTAAGCAATTGCGCCAGCAAGGTGTTAATGCTGAGTTGTACCCAGATGCGGCCAAAATGAAAAAACAAATGAATCATGCCAACAAGCGTAATATCCCATTTGTGGTGATTGTGGGCGAAGAGGAGGTTAATTCAAATACCTATGCCTTGAAAAATATGGCTACCGGATCTCAAGAAAAAGTATCGTTAGAAACATTAGTGGCTACCATAAAAAAATCCTGAATTTGGTTCAGGACTTTTTTAAGTTAATATCTTGGATTTTTTATAGCAGTAATATTTGTTTGGTTATTTGGCCTAACTCAGTTTCTACAGTTACAAAAATTCGATTTGTAGATATTTGTTGAACCGGAATTTTTGTACGGTTGCTATTTACATTTTTAATGGTGTGAAGCTTTTGCCCCAGACTGTTGGAAATATTAATATCGCTTATTTTTACACCATTATTGGTGTCAATAAGAAGTTCTTTAAAGTTTCTTAAGTATTGTATTTTAGTATTTCTTAATATAGCGTCAGTTGTAGATAAGTTTTTGTTAGCCACATCATTGGTGGTGTTGGCTTTAAAAGCAATGTAAAATCTATCTAAATATTCACCTTTTTCAAATGCATTAGAGTAACTAGCATTGTTAATATTGGTATAGGTGTTCAGAAGTGCGTCAAAGACGTATACATTAATTGGATTTTCAAAACCTGTAGTCGTATCTAAATCGATTTTTATATCACCACTATTTCCCAAGAAAAGGCCTAACGGATATTTCTTTGTGTCGTCAAAGCTTCCAACACCCTGAATAACATAGCGTTTGTCTTCTATAATCCAGTTTAAATCATCAGGAAAAGAGTCGATATTAAGAGCATCATAGCCATAATCGACCCCATCTGTTGCGGTGTCATCAAGGGTAAACCCTAGTAATAAATGTCTAACATAACCGTTAGGCATTGTAAAATCAATCCGCACTCTTTGTATGTTGTCAGCCAAAACATCAGAACTGCTTGTTAAGCAGAATGTAATAACTAAACATAGAGTTATTAGTTTAAAATTTATTTTAGGTAGCATGGGTTAAGGTTTTAAGATTTGGTTTTCTTATTGCTAAGATAAATTTTAAACACCAAAAAACCTATGAAATACTTAAAAAATCGACGAAAGGTATTTTATGTAAGTGAATATTTAGGTTTAAAAACAAAAAGAAGGGCGACTTTATAAAGTCACCCTTCTTTTTTGTGTTCTTTTAATTTTTATTGATTTATAATAATTTTCTTGCTAGTGGTTCCTTCAGAAGTTATAATTTTTACTATGTAGTTACCTTCGCTTATGTTGAATACAGGAATATTAATGTTGTTAGAATCAAGAGCTATATTGGTGGCCTCCCAAGATTTAACAGTTTGTCCCAATACATTAATTAGATATACCTGTTTTACATTTAAACGATTAGGGGTTTTAATGTTTATTATGTGGTTATTATGTAAATAATTTACAGAAACCTGATTTATAGCTGCATCATCATCAATCGATAATGCGTGTTCTTTTTTGAAGGCAATGTAAAACCTATTGGTATAGTCCCCTGAATCTAAATCAATTGAGAAACTTAAATTATTTATTCTGGTGTAAGTTCCTAATAGGGCATCATATACATAAACTTTAGTGTTTGGGTCAAAGTTTTCCAAACTAGCTAAAGAAATT
This genomic stretch from Flavobacteriaceae bacterium GSB9 harbors:
- a CDS encoding DUF6495 family protein, coding for MKYRRLTKEQFEELHQEFINFLATQSITHDEWTNLKANKPELAETELDVFSDLVWEGVLNQAKYLEHFAPQHMYLFNLDEDKMHAIVVNVKNDDIDITTQEGYDWLRENLMDESVEFLQADKEYSEDKNADKFNMIEQGAVITKGELYQYFYKLIN
- a CDS encoding LytTR family DNA-binding domain-containing protein, giving the protein MTLNCVVVDDSAIQRLSIVKLVENHPSLNLIAEYSSALETKNGLNTHQVDLIFLDIEMPVLNGFELLDVLNNKPQIIFVTGKTEYAFKAFNYDATDYLHKPITKERFNTSVEKALEQHRLTQDMNEEDGEHIFVKSNLKKRKVYIKDIKWIEALGDYVKLVTEENSLVVLSTMKAFEAELPEGKFLRIHKSYIVNLDKIDRFNSKNVEVGAYEIPLSRNKKTQLVDALNNI
- the rpsR gene encoding 30S ribosomal protein S18, whose amino-acid sequence is MMSSIEQQSKGKKDGEIRYLTPLNIETTKQKKYCRFKKSGIKYVDYKDPDFLLKFVNEQGKILPRRLTGTSLKYQRKVSVAVKRARHLALMPYVADLLK
- the rpsF gene encoding 30S ribosomal protein S6, whose product is MNHYETVFILNPVLSEEQIKETVKKYEDFLVSNGAKMVAKEDWGLKKLAYPIQNKKSGFYHLFEYTVEGEVINALELEFRRDERFMRYLTVKLDKHAVAWAERRREKLKVKA
- the rplI gene encoding 50S ribosomal protein L9; the protein is MELILKQDVENLGFKDDVVTVKSGYGRNFLIPQGQAILATPSAKKVLAENLKQRAFKDKKLIEDANKTAEAIKGLDIKITAKATEGATAGDKLFGSVTKADLVEAFEKAGHTVDKKFVTITGGNIKRLGQYNAVVRLHREVIFDFPFEVIAQA
- the hisS gene encoding histidine--tRNA ligase yields the protein MAQKPSIPKGTRDFNPEQVAKRNYIFNTIRGAFETFGFQPIETPSFENSDTLMGKYGDEGDRLIFKILNSGDYLAKADNDAYNTKDSNKLTSSISEKALRYDLTVPFARYVVQHQNEIEFPFKRYQIQPVWRADRPQKGRFREFYQCDADVVGSDSLWQEVEFIQLYDTVFSALKLEGATIKINNRKILSGIAEVIGASDKLIDFTVALDKLDKIGEDKVKEEMRSKGISESGISKLQPLFTLSGSFESQIESLKGILNTSEEGKKGIEELTFINKAISELGLTTALLQLDVTLARGLNYYTGAIFEVAAPKTVKMGSIGGGGRYDDLTGVFGMKNVSGVGISFGLDRIYLVLEELGLFPETVNRNVEVLFINFGEQEALFSLKAIKQLRQQGVNAELYPDAAKMKKQMNHANKRNIPFVVIVGEEEVNSNTYALKNMATGSQEKVSLETLVATIKKS